The genomic stretch CTCTCtttctcattctctttctctttctctcatctttcaaaccttcaaaGAGGAAAATCTTTCTTCACTATTGTGGTGGTGTGGTGGTGGAGAGAGGTTAAAAATCCATAGAGTGAAACCAAAAAAGCAGTGTAGTAGTGAAGAAGCTCTCAAGTTTCGGGGTGGAGAGGGGGGGTGTAATTAGCAAAGTAATGCGCTCAGGAGCTTATACATTGCAAGAGACACTCACAGCCGAGGCTGCTTCAATCTTGAAGCACTCTTTAGGCTTAGCACGTAGAAGAGGCCATGCACAGATCACACCTCTTCATGTTGCTGCTACATTGTTGAGTCTATCATCTTCTTCCTTAAGAACCGCATGTCTCAAATCTCAGCAGCAGAATAACCACCCTCTTCAATGTAGAGCACTTGAGCTTTGTTTCAATGTTGCTCTCAACAGGCTTCCAACAATCACTGCTACTCATTCTTCGCCTTTGCTTCAGCCTCATCAGCATGTTCCTTCTCTTTCTAATGCTCTTATTGCTGCTCTTAAACGAGCTCAGGCTCATCAGAGAAGGGGGTGTATTGAGCAAAATCAGCAGCAGCCTCTTTTGAGTGTTAAGGTCGAGCTTGATCAGCTTATTCTTAGTATTCTTGATGACCCTTCTGTTAGTAGGGTTATGAGAGAAGCTGGTTTTCAAAGTGTTTCTGTTAAAAATAACTTAACTCAAAAAAGCTCTTCAAATTCTAGTCTTTCTGtttttcattcttcttcttctccttctcttaGTCATAATAGTAACCATTTCTCGAGTTCTTATGGTTATGGTCATGGTCATGGTCATGGTTATGGCTATGGTTATGGTTCAGTTTTGTTTTCTCCTCAGAAGAAACCACCACAAGTGTTTAATAATCATAGAGATGATGTTAATGTTAACCTTGTTTTCGATGTTCTTTTGAGGAAGAAGAGAAACACTGTGATAATCGGCGATACCGTTGCGTTAACGGAAGGACTAGTTGGGGAGCTGATGGAGAGGTTTGAGAGAGGTGAAGTTCCTGATGAGATGAAAAAAGCTCATTTTGTGAAGTTTCATAATCTTGCTTCGGTTTGTGGTATGAAAAGGGAAGAAGCTGAAGTGAATGTTGTGAGAGTGTTGAAAAGGAAGGTGAGTGATTGTGTTGCATTAGGTGGTGGAGGAGGTGTTTTCTATGTTGGAGATTTGAAGTGGATGGTtgattgtgatgatgatgatgatgatgatggtggtggGAGTTTAAGTGATTATCTTGTTGATGAAATAGGAAAGTTGTTTGGTGAAAATGGAAACAAGATTTGGCTTATTGCAACAGCTAGTTACCAAACATACATGAGATGTCAAATGAGGATACCAAATCTTGAGAACCAATGGTGTCTTCAAGCTGTTCCTGTTCCTTCTGGTGGACTTGGTTTGAGTCTTCACTCTTCAAGGTAAATAATTGATTAGTTAGTTAATCTGTTATTAGCTTAGTTAATCATGTTTGCTTGGttaatttgttttgaaatttgttggTAAGTATGTGTGTACGGTTAATGGCAGAAGGCACTGTGAAAAGCATGGTTGGTTGGTAAGGTAAGGTAGACGTGAAGCAGTGCCTTTCTGCTTCACTTTGTTTTGTCAGTATGTAAACAAAACCTCTTTAGACATTACGGATTCACATGATGTTTTGTACAAGGTACTATGCTTTATCAAAAGCAAAACCATAAAGTAGAAACATATACATGCAAATATGGTTGTGTTTCCAATGTTTCATTCTCTCAAATATGACTTATAGTAACCTTTTAGAAGGTAGTATTAAGTTTCATAATGTGATAATTAAGTTATAAGCAAGGTTTAAAATAAAGTCGCGGTCGCATTGCAGTTGCGGAAGGTTTTCGCAATTTCGGTCAGTAGAAGTGTTGTGACAATGACTGTGGTCGTTGTAGTGTATATTTATCACAATTTCTTTTTCATCGTAACATGTTGAAAAACGGTATGAATATCGGCACTTTCCGATACTGTTTTTGTCGAGACCATTTTTGTGATAACAAATCGATTTTTAGAACCTTGATCATAAGAATTAGCATgactaaaaaaattatataagaatCGAAAATTTTCACTTGAACTTCAATTAAAAATGTCTCTGATGTATGACATGTGTTAGTCTTCTATGTCTGGAACATGATAACGTTTGACAAAGACATATGTGGTTGGTTATATTCaagtattttataattataaacgTGTTAGTGTCGTGTTTTGGGTGTCTGCGTTAATGTTTATTTTCTTGTGATGCGGATATATACGAAACTCGATATTTGTTTAATATTGGATGCTAATTAGAGTTTGTTACTAAATTTGCAGTGTGCATGATTCAAAAATGAGCATAACTCAAAACCCATCTCTTATGATGGAATCAAAGCTCTTTAGTACCAAGGAGGAACATGATAAGCTTAATTGTTGTGAAGAATGTGCTTCCAGCTATGAAAAAGAAGCTCAATTGTTCAAACCACCTCAGAAGAATCTCTTACCTTCATGGCTTCAGTCTCATACCTCAGAAGCTCATCATAAGGTAGcaaaatttcactttttttttccttCCCATTTTGCACAATTGAAGAAAAAGTGCTTAATGAacaattcaattatttttcagGATGAATCAACTCAATTGAAGAAAAAGTGGAACAACATGTGCCAATGTCTCCACCAAAACAAACAACCTCAAAACCATTGGAGCAACCCTTATAGTTCCAATGCAAAGATCTATCCTTACAATTCATCATACCCTTATTGGCCAAACCAAGGTAGTACTATCCTGCCAGATTCATCAAGTTCCATATCTTTTGCTGATTCTGTAACCAAACCGGCTTATAGCTCAAACATTATACCTCGATTCCGGCGCCAACAACAATCATCCACCATTGAGTTCAATTTCAATGATGAAAAAACACAGAAAAACCAAATGGCAGCAACAAGTTTGGATTCTCTTAAGGGTATTATGGAAGATTCTAAAGAAGTAAAAACAACTCTTGCTCTTGGAAATTCAACATTCAATGATTCGGATCATAAAAAGGCGCAAAGAGATCGTATTTGTAAAGTGCTGCAGGAGAATGTTCCGTGGCAATATGAAACGGTTAGTTCGATAGCAGAAGCTTTGGTTGATTCGAAATCGACGAAGGAGTGTGCTACTTGGTTGTTTTTGCAAGGGAATGATTCTATTGGGAAGAAAAGGTTGGCACTTGCAATTGCAGAATCTGTTTGTGGATCAGTTGATATGTTATTTCAATTGGATATGTTGAAGAGAGAGAATTCAGAGACACCCTTTTCTGAAATTGTTGTTGGGCTAATGAGAAATCATGAAAAGTTTGTTCTTTTGGTAGAAAATGCTGATTTTGGTGATACCCTTTTGAGGAAAATGGTTGATGATGAATTTGGGATTGGAAAGTTTGGAACTTTGGGCCAGAAAATATTCATATTGACCAAT from Vicia villosa cultivar HV-30 ecotype Madison, WI linkage group LG4, Vvil1.0, whole genome shotgun sequence encodes the following:
- the LOC131595081 gene encoding protein SMAX1-LIKE 4-like, whose amino-acid sequence is MRSGAYTLQETLTAEAASILKHSLGLARRRGHAQITPLHVAATLLSLSSSSLRTACLKSQQQNNHPLQCRALELCFNVALNRLPTITATHSSPLLQPHQHVPSLSNALIAALKRAQAHQRRGCIEQNQQQPLLSVKVELDQLILSILDDPSVSRVMREAGFQSVSVKNNLTQKSSSNSSLSVFHSSSSPSLSHNSNHFSSSYGYGHGHGHGYGYGYGSVLFSPQKKPPQVFNNHRDDVNVNLVFDVLLRKKRNTVIIGDTVALTEGLVGELMERFERGEVPDEMKKAHFVKFHNLASVCGMKREEAEVNVVRVLKRKVSDCVALGGGGGVFYVGDLKWMVDCDDDDDDDGGGSLSDYLVDEIGKLFGENGNKIWLIATASYQTYMRCQMRIPNLENQWCLQAVPVPSGGLGLSLHSSSVHDSKMSITQNPSLMMESKLFSTKEEHDKLNCCEECASSYEKEAQLFKPPQKNLLPSWLQSHTSEAHHKDESTQLKKKWNNMCQCLHQNKQPQNHWSNPYSSNAKIYPYNSSYPYWPNQGSTILPDSSSSISFADSVTKPAYSSNIIPRFRRQQQSSTIEFNFNDEKTQKNQMAATSLDSLKGIMEDSKEVKTTLALGNSTFNDSDHKKAQRDRICKVLQENVPWQYETVSSIAEALVDSKSTKECATWLFLQGNDSIGKKRLALAIAESVCGSVDMLFQLDMLKRENSETPFSEIVVGLMRNHEKFVLLVENADFGDTLLRKMVDDEFGIGKFGTLGQKIFILTNGCNVVSEDQKKDSVMKLVLQISETEKKPSLELSSSSSSSPCLSNKRRAELDLFSKNKNPRIEENEGKNKKIEFSISRQPSFNNTLDLNMIADEEDDNDDDDRDRDHEGENSPISSDLTRETLGEHLISNGSLDSIKNLFELNETPGKNQKTTEMFMSRVKTSFEEINGNVKFSVQDKVIEEIGVGCGGFTNKMFEKWVKEIFQTSLERVNGGGKDGIVFTLCWGGKEDRKWDRGFMGSCLPKNIQIVNYLMD